The Vibrio alginolyticus NBRC 15630 = ATCC 17749 genomic sequence CGGCTCACAAGAGAACTTTGTTCAAGCCAAAGCGGTGCTTAGCCACATGGGTAAAAACATCTTCCATGCTGGTGATGCTGGAGCTGGTCAGGTGGCGAAGATCTGCAATAACATGATGTTGGGCATTTTGATGAGCGGCACCTGTGAAGCACTCAATTTAGGGATGGAAAACGGACTCGATCCCAAAGTGCTTTCCGACATCATGTTGCAAAGTTCAGGACGTAACTGGGCGCTAGAGCTTTATAACCCTTGTCCAGGTGTGATGGAAAATACGCCTGCAAGCAATGGTTATCAAGGCGGCTTTATGAGCCAGTTAATGGCTAAAGATCTGGGTCTTGCGATGGAAGCGGCAGTTGCCAGTCAAACATCGACGCCAATGGGCAGCTTGGCTCGTAACCTGTTTAATTTTCACAACGGTCAGGGCAACGGGCAAAAAGATTTCTCAAGCTTGTTTGAGTTCTACCAAAAGCAAAATCAGGCCTAAGGAGTGCGTATGGATCTAGCAAATAAGGTTATTGCGATCACGGGGGCTGGTCAGGGGCTGGGTAAACAAATGGCACTGTCACTGGCGGAACATGGCGTTCATCTTGCGCTTATCGACCTCAATTCAGAGCAACTGGCTGAAACGAAAGCGGAATGTGAATCTCTCGGCGTTACCGCTCGTTTTTATGTGACGAACGTGACTGACGAACAGCAGGTATGCACTGCTTTTGAGCAAATTGAGGCAGATTTCAAGCAGCTCAATGGCGTTATCAATAACGCAGGTATTATGCGTGATGGTATGTTCATTAAAGTCAAAGATGGTCAGGTTAACACGATGTCGCTGGAACAATTTCAGTCTGTTCTAGATGTGAATGTAACAGGCACTTTCCTGTGTGGCCGTGAAGCGAGCAAGGTAATGCTGAACACCGATAGCAAAGGGGTTCTGATCAACATATCCAGCGTTGCGCGTGCCGGGAATATTGGTCAAACCAACTATTCAGCATCTAAAGCGGCGGTAGCCACCATGGCAACGGTGTGGGCGAAAGAGTTAGGGCGTTTCGGAATTCGCTCAGTGGCGATTGCTCCGGGTGTCATCAAAACTGCCATGACAGACCAAATAAAACCTGAAGCGATGGAACGTTTAATCGGAATGATTCCGGTTGGACGTTTAGGTTTGGCGGATGAAATTTCATCGACCATAAAATACGTGTTAACCAACGAATTCGTGACCGGACGAGTGTTCGAAGTCGATGGCGGAATGCGAATGTAACCCCCTCTGCAACATAAAAAAGGGGAGCGAGTTTGATTGTCCGCTTCCTTCCACTTTCTCCTTTCTTTTATTGCTTCTATCTGAAAAATGTATTGGATGCATGGTCGACTGTTATCTCATCGAACGGTATAGAAATTTATTCTATTTCTAATGTGAATGGTTAGTTCTATATTGCTTGTCATGTAAATGTATCAACTCACAACTAAGACGATCTTTTGTCTCACTAACGAGATCATTATTCTTGGTGTGTAAAAAATACTCTCATTGGTTATATTGTGACCGAAAACTATTTCGGCATCTAAAGATGGTGATTTATTATTCAGCGCAAAATACATGGGAATATGAGGCTGACTGAATAACCTTCAGTTGTCTTAATAATAAATAATCAGAATTCTCAATTACACTGAAGTAACTACCCATTAGGGAAGAGCAATAATGTCACTATTTCATTCGCTTAGGACGATGCCGCTATTATTGGGGTGTCTGTGTTTTTCTGTTCAGGCATCCACAGAAAAGGTGGAACAGGAAGGTAAGTTTTTACAGTCGTTAGAAGGCATCGAAAATCAAATTTACGCATTACCTCAGAGTTCTTTAGCTTTGATTGAAGCGTTAGAAGAAGAGTCTTTACTACAAAACCAACCAACAGCGCTGTTGGTGCGTTACTGGCTTGCCAAGGCCACGGTTTTAGAGCTGCTAGGGCGCTTAGAAGAGAGTCAGAGTGTCGTTCGAAAAGGATTGGAGCTTGTGCGTCCACAGAGCCATGAGTATCTCCTGTTTAAGCTGATTCAGATGCGAACTATGGTTGGAAAGAGCGATATCGATACCGCGCTTTCTGCGTTGGATAGCTTGTTGGAAACATCGCGTGAGAATGGTGATAAGCAACTTGAATCAGAAATCCTGTTGCTAAAAGGACGCTATTACGATGAGCAAGGTGAGTTTAAAAAATCCTATGCTGCACTTATGTCGTCCATGGATGCGGCTGAATCTTCAGGTGTTCACGGGCTGGTCGAACGTGCAGCACTAGAGCTAGGTGACGTACTTGTCAAAATTCAGGGTTACGACCGATCTGAGGCGCTTTTGGAACAAGCATATCGCTATTTTAGGGATAGGCGTATGTCGTTCAATGAGTTGTTGAGCGTTTTGACGATAGCGAAACTTCATAAAGCACAGTTCCAATACGAAGAGGCGATAGCGTCATATCAGCGAGCGTTAAAGCTGGCTCAAATTATCGGTGATGGACGCTTTAGATTTCGAGTTAACCTTGAACTTGCAGCTTTATATCGCGAGACGAATCAAGAAAAGAAGATGGTTAACCACTTGAAGCTGGCGGAGAATTTACAGTACAGAGAAACGTCTAGCGCGTATTTGGCAACATTTAAGTTGTTACAAGCCGAATATATGTTAGAGCAGCAGCAATTTGAAATACTTTTAGCGATGATCGCACCAATGCTGCCGGAGATTATAGATAGTCGATACGTCAAGCAACAGCAAATGGAGCTACTAAAAGTCGCCGCTATGGCCTATGCGGGAAGCAATGACTTTAAACTAGCATTCGAAACTTACGGTAACTATCACGATAAATTTATCCAATTTAGCAATCAAAGAGAAGTTGAAAATCTTGAGCGCCAGCAGACGTTATTTGAGTTGGAACGACTTGAATATGAAAACGAAGATCTCAATTGGAACAATGTGTTGCAGCGTATGGAGCTAGAAAATAACCGTCGTACTTTTTACTTATTGGGTGAAGCGCTACTTGCGCTCATCGGTGTTCTATTTTTGATGGCGGTAGTATTTCTCGTCGTCAATCGCTCGCGTTTGAGAATGCGTCGCCTCGCAAAGACAGACACATTGACAGGGTTGTTCAATCGCCGTTTTTTAGAGGACTGGTTCACTATGCCAGTAGAAGTGAGGCGTGAGCGAAAAGAGAAACCGGTACCTCAATCTAAGCAAGAAAAAATACAACACTTTGTTTTTGAGCAAGTCGAGCAAGTTAAGTACGGTTATCTAGCTTTAAATAAATGGGTAGATAGCAAACTCGATAAACAGAAAATGGTGCCAAATAAACCACAATCGGGGCCAGTAACTTTAGCGTTAATCGATGTGGATTATTTCAAGCAGGTAAATGATACCTATGGGCATGTGTTTGGAGATACCGTACTAACGGGCGTTGCCAAAGTGTTGGAGGAAACTGTACGTGAAAACGACATTGTTGCTCGCTTTGGTGGTGAAGAGTTTGTTGTTGTTATGCCCAATACAGACCATGAAAACGCCCTTATTACTGCCGAACGTTTACGTAGCGCTTTATCCCTACATGGCTTTGTTACGGAACAGAAAGAAGAAGTGAGAGTGACCTGTAGTTTTGGAGTCGTTACCACTGAAGATAATGAGATGAGCTTTAAATCACTTTGCGATCAGGCCGATAAATTGCTTTATCAAGCGAAAGCGAACGGACGCAACTGCGTGAAAGGTCGCTCGCTAGCGTAACAGAAATCAAGAGTTCAGGCTCATCGCACGATGAATCTGAACTTATCCCTCCCATTTACTTTGATAGCCAAGTGACTTTGAGATCCTTGCTTCGAATATAAAACGCTGAATCTAACATCTTAAAGTCACTTGGCGATATTACTTAAAAATGGCTTAAGGATATCGAATCGCATATTCATGGCGTTCAACATAACCTCTCTTTTTGCCTCCTTCACCTTCAAAGTGCGAATGCCACTTGTGTCTACAAAACTATAACAAACTAGTGTGTCTATTCTTTGTACAAATAAACCGTGTACAGGTGAAATGATTAGTGGTCGATATAAATTTTTTGTGGCACAGATTTTTGTTGTTCAAAAATCAACTCGTTCATCATCGTTTTAAAAATAGAGAAAGATTTAAGTGTTTGATTTTGTTTTTCTTGTTTGTTTGTTCTTAAACTGAAATCTAGTTATCCCGACAAGTTCTTACCGAGCGATTTTTCGTACACCCTCAACTTTTCATCCTTTTTTACTAACATTTTTCTTTAAAAATAATTTGAGTTCGAATTAATTTTCAGGCATTTTATATTTAACTAACCGTTCAATTAAAAATAACAGGGACGCAAAATGCCAAAGGTGGGGATGCCTGAAATCAGAAAACCGCAGCTTGTGAAAGCGACAATGTCAGTGATTGATAGAGTCGGTTTACACGCGGCGAGTATTTCGTTAATCAGCAAAGAAGCCGGTGTATCAACGGGGATTATCAACCACTATTTCGGTGGTAAGCACGGATTGCTGGAGGAAACGATGCGAGAAATCTTGCGTCAGCTTTCGTCCACTATCACACAGAAGTTACGTGAGCTGCCAAGTGATGCTCATCACCAAAGAATTAATGCAATCATTGACGGTAACTTTGTCGGCTATCAGGCAGAAAACCAAGTTGCTAAGACTTGGCTGGCGTTTTGGTCGTACTCAATGCATGACGAGCAGCTCAAGCGTTTACAGCGTGTCAACGAACGACGTCTATTGTCCCACCTAAGAAAAGAACTCAAAGCATTATTAAATGCAGAGCAGGCTGAATTGGTTGCTCATGGTATTGCATCACTTATTGATGGAATTTGGCTGCGCGGAACGCTCAACCCGCAAGGCATTGATGCAGAAAGAGCGAGAATCATCATCAACGATTATCTCGAAAAACAACTTACGTTTTATTCTGAAAAAATATAAAAGTTACAGGTCTTCAAAATGGAAATGAAAGCACACTATATCAATGGTGCGATGTACGACGGGTGTTCAGATGAACACTTCACCACTTACAATCCGGCGAATGGTGAGCCATTGGCCAACATTAAACAAGCGAACCAAGACGATCTTCAAGCAGCGATTGAATCGGCAAAAAAAGGTTTTGCTGCATGGTCGGCGATGACTGCGATTGAGCGCAGCCGTATTTTACACAAAGCCGTTGCCATTTTACGTGAGCGTAATGACGAGTTGGCTGCATTGGAAGTGGCAGATACTGGTAAGCCCATTCAAGAAGCTATCGCGGTTGATGTCACAACAGGTGCCGATGTTCTTGAGTACTACGCTGGCCTTGCTCCAAGTCTACAAGGTGAACAGCAGCCGCTCAGCGACGATCAGTTTTTCTATACACGTCGTGAGCCATTGGGCATTTGCGCGGGTATTGGCGCTTGGAATTATCCAATTCAAATTGCGATGTGGAAATCGGCGCCAGCACTGGCTGCGGGCAACGCAATGATCTTCAAGCCATCAGAAGAAACACCATTAACGGCGCTTAAGCTCGCCGAAATTTATTCAGAAGCGGGCATGCCAGATGGCGTATTTAATGTCGTGCAAGGGGATTACCGAGTAGGACAGATGCTAACGGCGCATCCTGATATCGCAAAAGTTTCATTCACGGGTGAGTCAGGCACCGGTAAAGTCGTCATGAGTGACAGCGCTAAGACACTAAAACAAGTAACGATGGAGCTTGGTGGTAAGTCTCCACTGATTATTTTTGATGATGCGAAGTTAAACGATGCCGTTTCTGCGGCCATGGTGGCGAACTTCTACACCCAAGGTGAGGTTTGTACGCACGGTACACGTGTATTTGTCCATGAAGGTATTTATGACGACTTTATCGCACAGCTTAAAGCCCGAACCGACCTGTTAGTCGTCGGCGATCCGCTTGATGAGAACACGCAAATTGGCGCGCTAATCTCTAAAGATCATGAATCGAAAGTTCTAGGAGCGATTGAAGCCGCGAAAGCGAGTGGCGCGACGTTACTCACTGGCGGCTACAAAGTAACAGACAATGGCCTAGCTAATGGTAACTTTGTTGCTCCAACCGTATTTGTCGATTGCGATGATGACATGAGCCACGTTCAACAAGAAATCTTTGGCCCGGTAATGTCAGTCCTAAAATTCCGCGATGAGTCGGAAGTGATTGCGCGTGCAAATGGCACAGATTATGGCTTAGCGGCAGGTGTATTTACTCAAAACCTATCTCGTGCGCACCGTGTGATCCATCAAATTCAAGCGGGTATTTGTTGGGTGAACACATGGGGTGACTCACCTGCAGAAATGCCAGTTGGCGGCTACAAGCAATCAGGTGTTGGCCGTGAAAACGGAGTTGAGACCCTTAAGCATTACACACAAACGAAGAGTGTTCTGGTTCAGCTAAGCGACTTCGAAAGCCCTTACAAATGATACTACTCATAGTAGATAACTGACCACTTTAGCTTGTTAAAATGCTCGATAACTACGTTGTCAATTTTGATTGTAGGTTAACTACTTATCGAAAATTTCCGCCTTGTTCTCAAGCATTTTTCCTACGCTAATTTCGTTCACTTATCTAGGGTGATTAGTATTAACTCCTAGGAGAATAAAAATGCAACAACACTACGATTACATCATCGTCGGTGCGGGTTCGGCCGGCTGTGTGTTAGCGGATCGCTTAAGTGAAAGTGGTCAAAATTCGGTCCTATTACTCGAAGCGGGTGGGTCGGATAAAAGTATTTTTATCCAAATGCCAACAGCGCTTTCTTACCCGATGAACACTGAAAAATACGCGTGGCAGTTTGAGACGGTTGAAGAGCAAGGGTTGGATGGTCGCCAACTTCATTGTCCTCGCGGAAAAGTTCTGGGCGGTAGCTCATCTATCAACGGCATGGTTTACGTTCGCGGACACGCTTGTGACTTTGACCAGTGGGAAGAGGAAGGCGCGAAAGGCTGGAATTATCAGTCGTGTTTGCCTTATTTCCGTAAAGCAGAGTCTTGGATTGGTGGTGCTGATGAATATCGGGGCGATCACGGTCCAGTCGGCACATGTAACGGCAACGATATGAAGCTCAATCCACTGTACCAAGCTTTTATTGATGCAGGCAAAGAAGCGGGCTACCCAGAAACAAAAGATTACAACGGTTATCAGCAAGAGGGCTTTGGCCCAATGCATATGACCGTCGACAAAGGCGTACGCGCTTCGACCTCTAATGCATACTTAAGCCGCGCTAAAAAACGCAAAAACTTCACCCTAATGAAGAGGGTGACGGTTCATCGAGTTTTATTAGAAGAAACTGGTTCAGAAGGAAAGAAAGCGGTAGGCGTTGAATTTGAAAAGTCAGGTTCAATTCAGCAATGTTTTGCGAATAATGAAGTGATTTCGAGTGCGGGTTCGGTTGGCTCCGTTCAGCTGTTGCAGCTTTCAGGCATTGGCCCTAAGGCAGTATTAGAAAAAGCGGGCATTGAGGTGAAACACTCGTTGGAGGGGGTAGGTAAAAACCTGCAAGATCACTTAGAAGTGTACTTCCAATATCACTGTAAGCAACCTATCACGCTCAACAGCAAATTAGGTTTGGTGAGCAAGGGCTTGATTGGTACTGAGTGGATATTAACTCGCAAAGGCCTTGGTGCTACTAACCACTTTGAATCGTGTGCGTTTATCCGCTCTCGAGAAGGGCTAAAGTGGCCAAATATTCAATATCACTTCTTGCCAGCGGCAATGCGTTATGACGGGCAAGCTGCTTTTGATGGTCATGGTTTCCAAGTGCACGTTGGACCTAACAAGCCAGAAAGTCGCGGGTCGGTCGAAGTTGTCTCTGCGAATCCGAATGATAAGCCGAAGATTGAGTTTAACTACATTTCCACTGAACAAGATAAGCAGGATTGGCGTGATTGTATTCGCCTTACTCGCGAGATCCTCAATCAGCCAGCCATGGATGAGTTTCGTGGGGATGAGATCCAACCCGGTCTGAACATCACAACGGATGAACAGATTGATGAATGGGTGAAGCAAAACGTCGAGAGTGCTTACCATCCATCTTGTACCTGCAAAATGGGCGCAGATAATGACCCATTAGCCGTCTTAAATGAGCGATGCCAAGTACGCGGTATTCAAGGCTTGCGTGTGGTGGACTCTTCTATTTTCCCAACCATTCCGAACGGTAATTTAAATGCGCCAACGATTATGGTGGCAGAACGCGCCGCGGATATGA encodes the following:
- the mmsB gene encoding 3-hydroxyisobutyrate dehydrogenase translates to MDKIAFIGLGNMGAPMAKNLLKAGLNVEVFDLNPSAVEELTALGASSADSVHQAVQGVEVVVTMLPASQHVQSVYLGQDGILDSVESGTLLIDSSTIDPTTARLVGEKASQLGISFVDAPVSGGVAGAAAGTLTFIVGGSQENFVQAKAVLSHMGKNIFHAGDAGAGQVAKICNNMMLGILMSGTCEALNLGMENGLDPKVLSDIMLQSSGRNWALELYNPCPGVMENTPASNGYQGGFMSQLMAKDLGLAMEAAVASQTSTPMGSLARNLFNFHNGQGNGQKDFSSLFEFYQKQNQA
- a CDS encoding tetratricopeptide repeat-containing diguanylate cyclase; amino-acid sequence: MPLLLGCLCFSVQASTEKVEQEGKFLQSLEGIENQIYALPQSSLALIEALEEESLLQNQPTALLVRYWLAKATVLELLGRLEESQSVVRKGLELVRPQSHEYLLFKLIQMRTMVGKSDIDTALSALDSLLETSRENGDKQLESEILLLKGRYYDEQGEFKKSYAALMSSMDAAESSGVHGLVERAALELGDVLVKIQGYDRSEALLEQAYRYFRDRRMSFNELLSVLTIAKLHKAQFQYEEAIASYQRALKLAQIIGDGRFRFRVNLELAALYRETNQEKKMVNHLKLAENLQYRETSSAYLATFKLLQAEYMLEQQQFEILLAMIAPMLPEIIDSRYVKQQQMELLKVAAMAYAGSNDFKLAFETYGNYHDKFIQFSNQREVENLERQQTLFELERLEYENEDLNWNNVLQRMELENNRRTFYLLGEALLALIGVLFLMAVVFLVVNRSRLRMRRLAKTDTLTGLFNRRFLEDWFTMPVEVRRERKEKPVPQSKQEKIQHFVFEQVEQVKYGYLALNKWVDSKLDKQKMVPNKPQSGPVTLALIDVDYFKQVNDTYGHVFGDTVLTGVAKVLEETVRENDIVARFGGEEFVVVMPNTDHENALITAERLRSALSLHGFVTEQKEEVRVTCSFGVVTTEDNEMSFKSLCDQADKLLYQAKANGRNCVKGRSLA
- a CDS encoding SDR family oxidoreductase, which encodes MDLANKVIAITGAGQGLGKQMALSLAEHGVHLALIDLNSEQLAETKAECESLGVTARFYVTNVTDEQQVCTAFEQIEADFKQLNGVINNAGIMRDGMFIKVKDGQVNTMSLEQFQSVLDVNVTGTFLCGREASKVMLNTDSKGVLINISSVARAGNIGQTNYSASKAAVATMATVWAKELGRFGIRSVAIAPGVIKTAMTDQIKPEAMERLIGMIPVGRLGLADEISSTIKYVLTNEFVTGRVFEVDGGMRM
- the betB gene encoding betaine-aldehyde dehydrogenase, with protein sequence MEMKAHYINGAMYDGCSDEHFTTYNPANGEPLANIKQANQDDLQAAIESAKKGFAAWSAMTAIERSRILHKAVAILRERNDELAALEVADTGKPIQEAIAVDVTTGADVLEYYAGLAPSLQGEQQPLSDDQFFYTRREPLGICAGIGAWNYPIQIAMWKSAPALAAGNAMIFKPSEETPLTALKLAEIYSEAGMPDGVFNVVQGDYRVGQMLTAHPDIAKVSFTGESGTGKVVMSDSAKTLKQVTMELGGKSPLIIFDDAKLNDAVSAAMVANFYTQGEVCTHGTRVFVHEGIYDDFIAQLKARTDLLVVGDPLDENTQIGALISKDHESKVLGAIEAAKASGATLLTGGYKVTDNGLANGNFVAPTVFVDCDDDMSHVQQEIFGPVMSVLKFRDESEVIARANGTDYGLAAGVFTQNLSRAHRVIHQIQAGICWVNTWGDSPAEMPVGGYKQSGVGRENGVETLKHYTQTKSVLVQLSDFESPYK
- the betI gene encoding transcriptional regulator BetI produces the protein MPKVGMPEIRKPQLVKATMSVIDRVGLHAASISLISKEAGVSTGIINHYFGGKHGLLEETMREILRQLSSTITQKLRELPSDAHHQRINAIIDGNFVGYQAENQVAKTWLAFWSYSMHDEQLKRLQRVNERRLLSHLRKELKALLNAEQAELVAHGIASLIDGIWLRGTLNPQGIDAERARIIINDYLEKQLTFYSEKI
- the betA gene encoding choline dehydrogenase, which produces MQQHYDYIIVGAGSAGCVLADRLSESGQNSVLLLEAGGSDKSIFIQMPTALSYPMNTEKYAWQFETVEEQGLDGRQLHCPRGKVLGGSSSINGMVYVRGHACDFDQWEEEGAKGWNYQSCLPYFRKAESWIGGADEYRGDHGPVGTCNGNDMKLNPLYQAFIDAGKEAGYPETKDYNGYQQEGFGPMHMTVDKGVRASTSNAYLSRAKKRKNFTLMKRVTVHRVLLEETGSEGKKAVGVEFEKSGSIQQCFANNEVISSAGSVGSVQLLQLSGIGPKAVLEKAGIEVKHSLEGVGKNLQDHLEVYFQYHCKQPITLNSKLGLVSKGLIGTEWILTRKGLGATNHFESCAFIRSREGLKWPNIQYHFLPAAMRYDGQAAFDGHGFQVHVGPNKPESRGSVEVVSANPNDKPKIEFNYISTEQDKQDWRDCIRLTREILNQPAMDEFRGDEIQPGLNITTDEQIDEWVKQNVESAYHPSCTCKMGADNDPLAVLNERCQVRGIQGLRVVDSSIFPTIPNGNLNAPTIMVAERAADMILDNALETSNNVPVWIAPDWQEMQRMHPPKRDLDSIS